TCCCGCTTCGAGCGCCGCCAGATAAACGAACAGCTTCCATGCTGATCCCGGCTGGCGCTGCGCATTGGTAGCGCGGTTATAATTGCTCTCTACGTAGTCAGTGCCGCCAACCAGTGCCAGAATCGCGCCATCGCGATCTAGACTGACCAATGCGCCCTGTGCCCCTTCAGGAGTATTGGCCCGTACCGAAGCGGTTGCGGCCTCTTGCAAATCTGTATCCAGTGTCGTCCAGACTTCGATTGCTTCAAAGGTTTCAGGCAAAAGCAGATCAAGCTGAGGCAGGACGTAGTCAGTGAAATAGCGGACTGAATTCCCGCCGACTCTGGTCTTTAGCTTAACTGCATCCACATCGACCAAAGCTTGTTGCGGCGTGATATATCCCTGTTCACGCATCAAGCGCAGCACAGTCTGAGCGCGTGCAACCGCCGCATCAACATCTGCAGTTGGTGAATAGCGCGAGGGTGCTTTGACCAAACCAGCTATGATTGACGCTTCCGCGACGGACAGCTCGGTTGCCGGATGACTGAAAAAATTTCTGCTGGCGCTATCGATGCCATAGGCGCCACCGCCGAAATATACCTTGTTGAGATATAGCTCGAGTATCTGTTCTTTGGTAAACTTCCACTCGAGCGCCATCGCCAGCACCGCCTCACGCGCTTTGCGATCAATCGAGCGGTTGTTGTTGAGGAACAGGTTGCGGGCCAATTGCTGAGAAATGGTGGATGTGCCGCCAATGCGACTGCGGTCACCGATGGTCCCTTCTACTATCGCACCAGTAAGACGGATCGGATCGACTCCGAAATGCGAATAGAATCGGCGGTCTTCTACCGCCACCATCGCATCCTTCATTACCTGCGGAATCTCGTCATAATCGAGCCAGTTACCGAAGCTTGGCCCCAATTCTACAATTGGCGTTCCATCGCGAGCACGCACCAATATTGTCTGATCGTTCTGCGTCGCCTTGAGCTGATAGTAGCTCGGTAATGTCTGGACCGCCGATGCCACCGCAATGATCAGAATTATTGCCGCCAAGACAGCAGCTCCCCCGCCCCACAGCGCGAGACGCTTAGCCCACAGTCTCACCCCACTTTGCGGACCTCCGCTGCCTGAACTGCGGCGAGTACGCTTGCGGCGAGACCCTGGTTCACTGCGCTGATTGCGCTCAGCTGCGGCGCGCCTGCTGCCGCGCTTCATCCGCATTTTGGCGCCTCGTTTGGACGTCACTATCTTACCCGACTGGTTTCATTTGATCGCTCACCATCGCGATGCATAGGCGAGTTGTAACCTTGCGTGAACGGGCCTCGGTCCGAATTTCCTCCGCTATGATCAATTCCCGGGGTCGAATTCAAGCGAAGCGGAATTGATGCAGTAGCGCATACCGCCTTCTTCACGGGGGCCATCAGGGAACACGTGGCCCAGGTGACCGCCGCATTTCGCGCAAAGCACCTCAGTGCGGATCATACCATGCGAAATGTCCCGGCGCTCTTCGATCGTGTCGTCCTCAGCAGGCTTCGTAAAAGCTGGCCAGCCACAGCCCGAGTTGTACTTGGCATCACTGTCAAACAGCCGCGTACCGCACCCGGCGCACATGTATTCTCCTGCATCGTAATGCTTGTCATACTTTCCGGTGAAAGCCCGCTCAGTTCCGGCTTCACGCAGTATGTAATATTGCTCAGGCGTCAGCTTGGCGCGCCATTCTTCTTCGCTCAGCTCAACCTTGTCAGTCATTTCACATTCCTCAAACATCGACCTTCGCATAATGCGCGGGCGGCTGAATTACGCCCATGCGCTCAGTCAACAATGGGCGGAAGCTGGGGCGGCTCTTGAACACCGCGTACCAGCCTCGGGTCTGTTCATGACCTGCCCAGTCTATCCCGCCCAGGTAATCGGCTACAGATATCTGTGCAGCCGCCGCCAGATCGGCAAGGCTCATCGTCGATCCTGCCAGCCAGGGGCGATTGTCGATCAGCCAATCCATATAATCCAGATGCCCGTGCGCCAGCTTCATCGCTTCGCGCAGCACGCGCGAGTCTGGTGGCTGATTCAGCACGATCCGCTTTTTCATCCGCTCATTCAGCAATGGCGCCGTCACATCATTATAGAAATTCTCATCGAACAGCGCGACCAGACGGCGGATCTCAGCTCGGTTTGCCGAAGTGCCATTGATCATCGGAGACTTATTGACCGTCTCTTCGAAATATTCGGCTATGGCGCGGCTATCGCACAGCACGGTATCGCGTTCCTGATGCACCATCACCGGTGTGCGCCCCGCCGGGTTCAAATTCCAGAAATAATCGCTCGCCGACCAAGGGTCCTCACGAACCATTTCATAGGCGACATTCTTTTCGCCCAGCAGCAGGCGAATCTTGCGCGAAAACGGACAAAGCGGGAATTGATATAGGCGCCACATACTGCCAGTTCTCTTGCCGCAATTCACGCGGCAAATCTACTGACAGATAGGTGGTATAGTCGCTTTTCAGACGCCCGATGCATCAAGCATCAGCAAACAGCCAGGCATAACGCTATCAAGCAAGTCCGCATCGAGCAAACGCTGCGCTTGCGCCTCTGCCAATTGTGAAACCTGATCGCGCGTCATCCCTGTATCATCAATTATCTTGGCCAAGGATCGGACGAAAAACTCACGACCGCGTGGGTCGATTGTGGGCCATGCTTTCGCCGCTTCGTCACCATTTGCTTGCCCGTAGGAAACCAGCGCAAATGCGGCTGAACACCGCAGCATGGCCGTATGCTCTTGGGACAATTGCGGCTCGTCTCTCTTTGCCGGAGGGGTCTGAAAGCTCGCAGCCATGAGGGCCGCCGCAGTAATCAATTTAATCATAGCCGGTGCCTATATCACTCAATCTGAACGCAGCGCTACCAATATGCTTGTTGTGACGCCCCCGTTGGCTTAGGCAAAAACAAGGCGAGAAGGAGAAACAACCGTATGTTCAGTCATGTGATGGTCGGTTCAAACGACATCGAAGCTTCAAAGAAATTCTATGATGCTGTGCTCGGCGTACTTGGTGCAGGTGAGCCGATGCGCGATGAGAAAGAGGACGGCACGGTTCGCCTGTTCTACTTTCACAATGACAGCATATTCGCAGTCTCAACACCCATCGATGGGCAACCCGCAACCGCTGGCAATGGGTCGACTGTGGGCTTCGCTTGCGACAGTCTAGAGCAGATTCAGGCTTTGCACGATGCGGCAGTAGCCAACGGCGGAACGAGCATCGAGGATCCACCGGGACCACGGACCAGCAACATCGGTACGTTGAACCTTTGCTACTTCCGAGATCCATCAGGCAACAAGATTTGCGGCCTTCACCGCGCGGGTTGATCTTCAATTAGCCGGACCATCCGCGATCACGGCCAAACGAAAGTCACGATCAACGACTCAGTTGGAATACTGCGAATTCGGCGCGCCAGTTAGCTGCTGTCGCGCCGATTTCCTTTTTCCCTGAAAAAAACCATGCGTTCTCTATTGTGGCCCGCTTTGCGCGGGCCAGCTCACGAAAATCATCGATCGTTACGTGATGAATGTTTTTTGTCTCAAACCAGCTGACCGGCAGAGCACGGGTCACTGGCATGCGCCCGCCGAACATCAAGGCAGTGCGCGTGCGCCAATGAGCGAAGTTGGGAAAGCTGACGAAAGCCTGATTGCCGACCCGCAATAGCTCATCAAGCATCTTGTCCGGCCGTTCCGCCGTTTGCAGGGTCTGCGAGAGAATTGCGTAGTCAAACGCCTTGTCAGGGTAGTTTGCCAGATCGCTGTCGGCATCGCCCTGAACCACGGACAGTCCGCGTGCAACGCAGCGCTCTACACACATCGCATCGATCTCGATCCCGCGCGCATCGCACGACGCATCACGCTCTAAAACGTCCATCAGATCGCCTGTGCCACAACCTATATCAAGGACGCGCGAGTTTGGCCGAACGTGCCTAGCGATCACAGCAAGGTCAGGACGTAATTCCTCAGCCATCGATGAAGCCCTTCATCACCCGATCAAGTGCAGGAACGTCCAGCAAGAAACTGTCGTGCCCAAAGGGTGCGCTAAGTTCGACAAAGCTCACCTTTGCGCCTGCCGCATTCAACGCGTGAACGACATGGCGACTTTCTGCGGTGGGATAGAGCCAGTCGCTGTCAAAGCTGATGAGGCAAAAGCGCGCAGATGAACCAGCAAAGGCATTGGCAAGAGTCCCCCTATGCTCCTCTGCCAGATCGAAATAGTCCATCGCACGCGTAATGTAGAGATAGCTGTTGGCATCGAAGCGCTGGGTAAAGCCGCTGCCTTGATAACGCAGATAACTTTCGACCTGGAAATCCGCGTCAAAGCCAAAGCTCTTGGTGTCGCGATCCTGCAAATTACGCCCGAATTTTTCCGTCAGCCCTTCCTCGGAGAGGTAGGTTATATGTGCGGCCATGCGTGCCACAGCCAGACCATTGTCAGGAGAGGCATCGGAACCGTAGTAATCCCCTTCGTTCCAATTGCGATCCGCCATAATCGCTTGTCTGCCAACCTCATGGAATGCGATATTCTGCGCCGAATGCCGCGCCGATGATGCAATCACAAGCACCCGCTCTGCCCGCTCCGGCCAGTTGGCAGCCAAGCTGAGCGCTTGCATCCCGCCCATTGATCCGCCGATAACCGTATGCAACTTTTCGATACCGAGCTCGTCCAATAGACCGACCAGCCCGCGCACCATATCGCGGATTGTGATGACCGGGAAACGCATGCCATATGGCTTGCCATCCTCTGCCAGCGAGGCGGGGCCGGTCGAGCCCATGCAGCTGCCAATCACATTCGCACAGATGACAAAGAATCGGTCCGTGTCGATGACTTCGCCCGGGCCAACCAATCGCTCCCACCAACCCGGCTTTCCCGTGATGGGATGATCGGACGCCACATACTGATCACCTGTCAAGGCGTGGCAAATCAGGATCGCGTTGGTCTTATCCGCAGCCAGCTCACCATAGGTTTCATACGCAATTTCGACACCAGACAGCACCTGCCCGCTATCAAGCGGCAAGTCCGCGCTGAGCTTTACGCGCTTCGAGGCGATCTCTGGTGCCATTGGGCGTGTCGATTGGGCGAGAGCGGCGCGCAAGTCAATCACGCCCAGCGAATTGGCGCATTTCCATTTTCTTTCCGCGCCCAAAGCGGTTATTCGCCCCCGCGTTATGACTGACGCCAAGCCAAGCCGCCCCGAAGGCAAACCGTGGATCATGGGCATTCACGCCTATGTTCCGGGCAAAGCTGTGGGCGCGAATGGCAAGCGGCTGGTCAAACTTTCCGCGAATGAAAACCCTTTGGGCACGAGCGACGCCGCGAATGCAGCGCGCAAAGCCGTGACTGACAGCGCAGAATATCCCGATCCCGACGCGCGCGAATTGCGGCAGAAGATCGCTGAGGTGCATGGGATTGATCCGGCGCGGATCGTCTGCGGTACTGGCTCCGACGAGTTGCTCAATCTGGTGGCGCAAGGCTTTGCCGGGACAGGCGATGAAGTGCTGTTCAGCCGTTTCAGCTTCTCCGTATACAATATTGCAGCGCGGCGCTGCGGCGCAACGCCGGTGGAGGCGCCAGACGCTGACTATGCCACGGATGTGGGCGCATTGCTGGCTGCGGTAACAGACAAGACGCGCGTCGTTTTCCTAGCAAACCCCAACAATCCCACCGGCACCTATCTGCCGCGCAGCGAAGTCGAGCGTTTGCATGCCGGATTGCCGGCAGAAGTGCTGTTGGTGGTGGACCAAGCCTATGCCGAATATCTTGAAGAAGACGAAGATGACGGTGGATTAGAGCTGGCGGCAGCACATGATAACGTTCTGGTGACGCGCACATTTTCCAAAATTTACGGTCTGGCTGGCGAACGCATTGGCTGGGCCACCGGCGCGCCTCATTTGATTGATGTCCTCAACCGCATTCGCGGGCCTTTCAACGTCACCAGCAGCGGACAAGCTGCCGCGACTGCAGCCCTTGATGATCAGAAATTTGTTACCCGCAGCCGCGATCATAATGCGCAAGAACTGGCCCGCTTCACCGCCGCAATCGAAGCCTTGGGCAATCACGGACTGAGGCCCATACCGAGTAAAGCGAATTTCCTGCTGGTGCTGTTTGAAGGCGCGGTCACTGCTGAGCGGGCGCTTAGTGCGATCAGCGGCGCAGGTTATGCCGTGCGCCATCTGCCGGGACAGGGCCTACCTAACGCTTTGCGCATTACCATAGGTCACCGCTCAGACATGGACCAGATTGCCTCGACTCTGCGCACGCTTTGCGGAGAGAGCAAATGAGCATTCAATCTGTCGCGATTATCGGCCTCGGTTTGCTGGGCGGCTCGATCGGGCTGGCGGTAAAGGCGCGCGCGCCGAATATCGTGACCACCGGCTATGATGCAGACGCCGATGTGCGCACCAAGGCCACTGAGCGCGGTCTTGTCAGAACCGTTTTTGACAGTGCCGCCGATGCAGTGGCCGAAGCAGATCTCGTGATCCTCTGTGTTCCGGTCGGCGCGATGAAGTCGGCAGCGACTGAGATTGCAAGCCATTTGAAGCCCGGCGCAATCATCAGCGATGTTGGTTCATCCAAGCAGAGCGTGATCGACGACCTCACCGCTGCCCTGCCCGGAGCCACCCTTATTCCGGCGCACCCTGTTGCCGGAACAGAGCAAAGCGGGCCGGAGGCAGGCTTTGCCACTCTGTTTGAAAACCGCTGGTGCATCCTGACACCCCCTCAAGGCGCAGATGAAGCTGCTGTCGAGGCTCTCGCAGAGTTTTGGGGCCAGCTCGGCTCTAAGATCGAAATCATGGATGCAGAGCATCATGATCTTGTGCTCGCAGTCACCAGCCATATTCCTCACCTGATTGCGTACACAATCGTGGGCACAGCCAGTGATCTGGAGGATGTCACCCGCAGCGAAGTGATCAAATATTCTGCCGGCGGTTTCCGCGATTTCACCCGCATCGCGGCTTCCAACCCGACGATGTGGCGCGATGTGTTCCTGCATAACAAGTCTGCCGTGCTCGAAATGCTTGGGCGGTTCACAGAGGACCTCACGGCGCTGCAACGCGCCATACGTTCAGGCGATGGCGATACCTTGCACGAACTGTTTAGCCGCACCCGCGCTATTCGCCGTGGTATCATCGAAGAAGGGCAGGATGACGCGGCGCCAGATTTCGGCCGCGAGCATTAGCTTTACTTGCTGAGCGCGTTGATTGCCTCATGCACGCGCGTTTCAACTTCTGCGCGCGGCAGGCCCGGGGGGATCGGTTCACCAATTCTGTATGTAATTGTTCCAGGACGCTTCCAAATCCGGTGGTAAAGCGGGCCGCTATTAACTGCCACAGGAATAACCTGAAGACCGAGTAACTTGTACAAGCCGGCAAATCCGGACTGTAGTTTAGGCTGATTGCCATGCGGAACGCGCGTACCCTCTGGGAAAATAACTAACGGCCTGCCTTCCGAAAGTCGTTCCTTGGCCTTGGCAATCATTGTGCGCAGCGCCCTCGCCCCACCCTCACGTTCGACCGGAATCAAGCCATAGACAATCGCAGACCGGCCCCAGCCCGGCAAAGAGAACAATTCACGTTTGGCGAATACTGAGGGGTTGTCGAGCAAGAGCGGCATATCAATCGCCTCAAAGAAGCTCTCGTGCTTGATCGCGTAAAGTGCCGGGCCGTCCGCGAGTTCGCCTTCGACCCCTACTTTGATGCCCACCAGATTTCGCAAGCACCAGCGATGCCAGGCCGCCCAGGTTCGCACTACTGCGCGCAGCTGGCCCTGCCCGAGAAACAGAGCAATAACCGATGCAATCACAAGGATTGCGCTCCAGCCATAGAATACAGGGTAATAGATCAGGCTGCGCAAGATCGACATCGAGCCGGCCTATAAACCGGTCAGCGCAACGAATTCGCTCGCCAACAGCTTGTTATACTCGATTAACATGGTGCCCATGCGAAATCGCGTCGGTACTGCGTCGCGCACGACCACGATACTCCCTGGCAACAAGCGCTCCAGCTCAGAAGCCGCGCGACGCATATGCCAATCGCTGGTCACCAGTCGCAGTGTCTTGTGCTTGTTGGCTTTTGCCCAGTCTAGGATCTCTGTCGCATTACTGCGGGTATCAGTTGCCTCAAATCCCAGATCGACGCAGCAATTCATCTGTCGCCGAGAAACAGAAAATTCCGCCGCGAATTCCTCAGCTGTAACGTCGCTATTCACACCGCTGACCAGCATCTTCTGCGCCAGACCTCGATCGAGAATTTCGATTCCGCGCTGAATGCGCCCCGCCTCGCCCGTCGCAACCACGATTGCATCGGTCTTGACTTCACCTGCGGGACCGGGGGTGCTGGCAGCAAACCAGACAAATCCGAAAACCCAGATCAGGAACAGTCCTGCAAAAATTCGCAAGATCACAGCATGCGCCTCAAGGCCGATAGCAAAGTCGTGCGAGCCGTTAGCATCGCTAGCGCAACCCCGCCAAGCGGTATGGCAAAAAGAATGCCCCAATCGGCAAGTTTCAGATTTCCACCCGCGACCATGCCTGAATCGATTGCGGCAAAGCGGTTGCCAATCACCCATATCGCCAGCACTCCAAGTGCAAGGCCAGCCGCTCCGCCGATCAAAGCGTCAAAAGCGACAGTGCGCTGAAAGATGCGGGCGATCTGTTGATCGGTCCCGCCAAGCAAATGCACGATTTCAATCGTTTGCTGATGCGCATTGAACGCACTTCTGGCGCCGAGCCACACGGCGGCTGCACTGCCCATGGCCAGCAAAACAATCAGCGCCAACGCCATATATTGCAAGGAAGAGAGCGCGTCATAAACAGGCTTTAGCCAATCTGATTGTGCATCAACCCGGGCGCTCGGAATCTCTTCGATCAAAATCGCGTTGAGGCGGCTGACCTCATTTTTATCAGCAATGCCGGATAGCTGTGCGTCGACCAGTGAGGGGATAGGGATTGAACCGCTCGTGCCGTCCAATTGCCCGATCCATGGAGCCAAAAGCTCCTCCAGATCCCGCTGCGGAACAACACGGACACTTGTGACTGACGGGTCGGCGATCAGGATTTCAGCCGCCCGTTTCGCCTGCGCATCACGGATTGTGGCATCCGCCTCAATAATCTGCACCGTGAGTGCGCTGGACAAATCGGCCTCAGCGCGCTCGATGAGATTGCCTAAGGCCAGCCCGGCAGCGGCAGCCATAACGGTGAGCGCGATCATGATGGCGATCACCCAGGGAATTGGCCCACGACTGCGCGAACGCGGCACGAGAACATCCACCCGTTTGCCACTAAACGGTCTCAAACCCCGGGCGATTTCCCGGCCATGAAAAGGGGAGCTCTTCACGAGCCGCGCTCCAGATCGCGTCCACGTTGCGGCACTCTGGGTGGATAGCGAAGCGCCCCGGTCGGATCGAGCAGTTGCCCCTTCTGGAGCCGCATGATCAGTGAATCGGGCATACTACGCAACAGATTGATATCGTGAGTTGCCACTATCACAGTTGTACCGAGACGGTTCATCCGCTCGAACAGCTGCAACAGCTTCATCGCCATCTCCGGATCGACGTTGCCGGTCGGTTCGTCGGCGATTAGCAATTGCGGTCTACCGATTACCGCGCGCGCAATCGCGACACGTTGCTGTTCGCCGCCGGACATAGTGGTGGGGACTGCATTGATCCGGTGCCCCAACCCTACCCATTCGAGCATTTCGGAAACTGGCTCGGCAAGTTCGCGCTCGCGCACGCCCGCTACCCGCAAAGGCAGCGCTACATTGTCGAAAGCAGTCAAATGAGGAATCAGCCGAAAATCCTGAAATACCACGCCAAGCTTGCGGCGTAGCTGCGGCAGCTGCTCTCGCGGCAGGGTGATCAAGTCCTTGCCAAACATGCGAATGGCCCCGCGCGATGGTCGTTGCGCAAGGTAAAGCATCTTCAACAGGCTAGTCTTTCCGGCTCCGCTGGCGCCCGTCAAAAAGTAAAAACTGCCCGGAAACAGGGTAAATGATAGATCGCGCAGGACCTCTGGTTCGGTTCCATACCGCAAGCCAACATTGTCGAATGTCAGCAGCTCATGCGATCGATCATCCATGATGCGGGTCTATCTCAAGCCCGCCCCCGTGCAAGGGTTATCATTACAAATTGACGGCCTAGATTGGCTCCGATGTGGAAAAAGCGCCACTATTGCCAAGCATGCTGCGCACTGCACTTGTTGCTTAAGGCGCCCCTGCTTAAGGGCTAATACACTATGATCATTTCATGCCCAGCCTGTCACACGCGCTATGTGGTGCCTGACGAGGCTATTGGCATTGAAGGGCGGACTGTCCGCTGCGCCAAATGCAAACATAGTTGGTTTCAGGATGGCCCAGAGCTCGAGCAGGCTGATCCGCCTGCCGAAAGTGAAACAGAGCCTGCGCCGGAAAATACCGAAGACGCTCCGTCACAAGAGGCTGCGCAGCCTTCCGTCAACTTCTGGCGGACCTCGGATCAAGCCGAGTCCGAGGCCGCTGCAAATAGCGTAAGCCCGGCAGGCGATGGCGAGCCTGAAGCAGAGCCTGAGACAGTTTCAGCAATCGACGAAGGTGAAGCCGGGGCGGCTGAGGGTGACTTCGAGGAACAGGACTACGAAGAAACAGTCTACGAAGATGTAGGCTACGAGGAAGCCCAGGAAGAACCTTCGCAGTTCGATTACGAGCCTCCGTTTCGCCCCCGCCGCAATCCGATCAAGCTATGGACAGCTGCGGCATTACTATTTGCCGTAAGCGCTGGTGGAGCGATTGTTGCCGTTAACATTTGGGGCTTGCCAAGCTGGCTTCCGATTGAACGCCCTGTTTTCGGCATGCAGCAAGAGGGATTGCAACTCGATTTCCCGCCTGAGCAACAGGATGTGCGCACGCTTCCCAACGGCACTGAATATCTTGAGGTCCAAGGCACGGTCACAAATGCCAGCCGCGAGACGCTGGATGTTCCGGCCATCCTGATCGTTCTGCGCGATGAACAGAACAGGATTGTCTATACGTGGGAAGTTGTTCCCCCGAAAAGCGAGCTGCTGCCTGGAGAGACAATTGCTGTTACCGAGGCCATGCTGGATGTTCCACGTTCAGCGGCCCAGATCGAGATCGGCTGGAAACCGCGCTAAATACGCTGCTGTGATGCCCCACATTTGTCGCGCAAAGTGCTTGCGAAGGCGCACCGTCGTTGCTAGTGGCGCGCTCCTACCGACGGCAGCTTGAAGAAAGCTGCCCGAG
The Altererythrobacter ishigakiensis genome window above contains:
- the ftsE gene encoding cell division ATP-binding protein FtsE; its protein translation is MDDRSHELLTFDNVGLRYGTEPEVLRDLSFTLFPGSFYFLTGASGAGKTSLLKMLYLAQRPSRGAIRMFGKDLITLPREQLPQLRRKLGVVFQDFRLIPHLTAFDNVALPLRVAGVRERELAEPVSEMLEWVGLGHRINAVPTTMSGGEQQRVAIARAVIGRPQLLIADEPTGNVDPEMAMKLLQLFERMNRLGTTVIVATHDINLLRSMPDSLIMRLQKGQLLDPTGALRYPPRVPQRGRDLERGS
- a CDS encoding transglycosylase domain-containing protein; translated protein: MKRGSRRAAAERNQRSEPGSRRKRTRRSSGSGGPQSGVRLWAKRLALWGGGAAVLAAIILIIAVASAVQTLPSYYQLKATQNDQTILVRARDGTPIVELGPSFGNWLDYDEIPQVMKDAMVAVEDRRFYSHFGVDPIRLTGAIVEGTIGDRSRIGGTSTISQQLARNLFLNNNRSIDRKAREAVLAMALEWKFTKEQILELYLNKVYFGGGAYGIDSASRNFFSHPATELSVAEASIIAGLVKAPSRYSPTADVDAAVARAQTVLRLMREQGYITPQQALVDVDAVKLKTRVGGNSVRYFTDYVLPQLDLLLPETFEAIEVWTTLDTDLQEAATASVRANTPEGAQGALVSLDRDGAILALVGGTDYVESNYNRATNAQRQPGSAWKLFVYLAALEAGYAPDDRVQDVPVEIDGWRPRNSNGKFAGEIDVRTAFAYSVNTVAANLGQDVGFGTVASMARRFGVSSPISTYPSMVLGTSDVRLIEMTRAFAAISEKGMSVEPYGVLRVTTASGEEIYKHERGRSRQLVASYVAAGITDLLQTAVSTGTGRAAQIGRPVAGKTGTTSSNKDGWFVGFSSGVTTGVWMGRDDARAVRGLQGGRAPARAFSAFMREAVKGRPVEEFDTEVQLPGWMLEPDDEYLYGDPDDYYFIDESGNLVDPQRREVDQYGYPLPVEGEQSLRDGGRLPQFMPQDEPGQAASDDFLERATGEDIPPPPPPMPRTIRPSQRVDENFLEGSNN
- a CDS encoding YdcF family protein, yielding MILRIFAGLFLIWVFGFVWFAASTPGPAGEVKTDAIVVATGEAGRIQRGIEILDRGLAQKMLVSGVNSDVTAEEFAAEFSVSRRQMNCCVDLGFEATDTRSNATEILDWAKANKHKTLRLVTSDWHMRRAASELERLLPGSIVVVRDAVPTRFRMGTMLIEYNKLLASEFVALTGL
- the metW gene encoding methionine biosynthesis protein MetW codes for the protein MAEELRPDLAVIARHVRPNSRVLDIGCGTGDLMDVLERDASCDARGIEIDAMCVERCVARGLSVVQGDADSDLANYPDKAFDYAILSQTLQTAERPDKMLDELLRVGNQAFVSFPNFAHWRTRTALMFGGRMPVTRALPVSWFETKNIHHVTIDDFRELARAKRATIENAWFFSGKKEIGATAANWRAEFAVFQLSR
- a CDS encoding cell division protein FtsX — translated: MPRSRSRGPIPWVIAIMIALTVMAAAAGLALGNLIERAEADLSSALTVQIIEADATIRDAQAKRAAEILIADPSVTSVRVVPQRDLEELLAPWIGQLDGTSGSIPIPSLVDAQLSGIADKNEVSRLNAILIEEIPSARVDAQSDWLKPVYDALSSLQYMALALIVLLAMGSAAAVWLGARSAFNAHQQTIEIVHLLGGTDQQIARIFQRTVAFDALIGGAAGLALGVLAIWVIGNRFAAIDSGMVAGGNLKLADWGILFAIPLGGVALAMLTARTTLLSALRRML
- a CDS encoding VOC family protein, producing the protein MFSHVMVGSNDIEASKKFYDAVLGVLGAGEPMRDEKEDGTVRLFYFHNDSIFAVSTPIDGQPATAGNGSTVGFACDSLEQIQALHDAAVANGGTSIEDPPGPRTSNIGTLNLCYFRDPSGNKICGLHRAG
- a CDS encoding glutathione S-transferase family protein, which gives rise to MWRLYQFPLCPFSRKIRLLLGEKNVAYEMVREDPWSASDYFWNLNPAGRTPVMVHQERDTVLCDSRAIAEYFEETVNKSPMINGTSANRAEIRRLVALFDENFYNDVTAPLLNERMKKRIVLNQPPDSRVLREAMKLAHGHLDYMDWLIDNRPWLAGSTMSLADLAAAAQISVADYLGGIDWAGHEQTRGWYAVFKSRPSFRPLLTERMGVIQPPAHYAKVDV
- the msrB gene encoding peptide-methionine (R)-S-oxide reductase MsrB — translated: MTDKVELSEEEWRAKLTPEQYYILREAGTERAFTGKYDKHYDAGEYMCAGCGTRLFDSDAKYNSGCGWPAFTKPAEDDTIEERRDISHGMIRTEVLCAKCGGHLGHVFPDGPREEGGMRYCINSASLEFDPGN
- a CDS encoding lysophospholipid acyltransferase family protein; the encoded protein is MSILRSLIYYPVFYGWSAILVIASVIALFLGQGQLRAVVRTWAAWHRWCLRNLVGIKVGVEGELADGPALYAIKHESFFEAIDMPLLLDNPSVFAKRELFSLPGWGRSAIVYGLIPVEREGGARALRTMIAKAKERLSEGRPLVIFPEGTRVPHGNQPKLQSGFAGLYKLLGLQVIPVAVNSGPLYHRIWKRPGTITYRIGEPIPPGLPRAEVETRVHEAINALSK
- a CDS encoding prephenate/arogenate dehydrogenase family protein; translated protein: MSIQSVAIIGLGLLGGSIGLAVKARAPNIVTTGYDADADVRTKATERGLVRTVFDSAADAVAEADLVILCVPVGAMKSAATEIASHLKPGAIISDVGSSKQSVIDDLTAALPGATLIPAHPVAGTEQSGPEAGFATLFENRWCILTPPQGADEAAVEALAEFWGQLGSKIEIMDAEHHDLVLAVTSHIPHLIAYTIVGTASDLEDVTRSEVIKYSAGGFRDFTRIAASNPTMWRDVFLHNKSAVLEMLGRFTEDLTALQRAIRSGDGDTLHELFSRTRAIRRGIIEEGQDDAAPDFGREH
- the hisC gene encoding histidinol-phosphate transaminase, which codes for MTDAKPSRPEGKPWIMGIHAYVPGKAVGANGKRLVKLSANENPLGTSDAANAARKAVTDSAEYPDPDARELRQKIAEVHGIDPARIVCGTGSDELLNLVAQGFAGTGDEVLFSRFSFSVYNIAARRCGATPVEAPDADYATDVGALLAAVTDKTRVVFLANPNNPTGTYLPRSEVERLHAGLPAEVLLVVDQAYAEYLEEDEDDGGLELAAAHDNVLVTRTFSKIYGLAGERIGWATGAPHLIDVLNRIRGPFNVTSSGQAAATAALDDQKFVTRSRDHNAQELARFTAAIEALGNHGLRPIPSKANFLLVLFEGAVTAERALSAISGAGYAVRHLPGQGLPNALRITIGHRSDMDQIASTLRTLCGESK
- the metX gene encoding homoserine O-acetyltransferase MetX, yielding MAPEIASKRVKLSADLPLDSGQVLSGVEIAYETYGELAADKTNAILICHALTGDQYVASDHPITGKPGWWERLVGPGEVIDTDRFFVICANVIGSCMGSTGPASLAEDGKPYGMRFPVITIRDMVRGLVGLLDELGIEKLHTVIGGSMGGMQALSLAANWPERAERVLVIASSARHSAQNIAFHEVGRQAIMADRNWNEGDYYGSDASPDNGLAVARMAAHITYLSEEGLTEKFGRNLQDRDTKSFGFDADFQVESYLRYQGSGFTQRFDANSYLYITRAMDYFDLAEEHRGTLANAFAGSSARFCLISFDSDWLYPTAESRHVVHALNAAGAKVSFVELSAPFGHDSFLLDVPALDRVMKGFIDG
- a CDS encoding MJ0042-type zinc finger domain-containing protein, with the translated sequence MIISCPACHTRYVVPDEAIGIEGRTVRCAKCKHSWFQDGPELEQADPPAESETEPAPENTEDAPSQEAAQPSVNFWRTSDQAESEAAANSVSPAGDGEPEAEPETVSAIDEGEAGAAEGDFEEQDYEETVYEDVGYEEAQEEPSQFDYEPPFRPRRNPIKLWTAAALLFAVSAGGAIVAVNIWGLPSWLPIERPVFGMQQEGLQLDFPPEQQDVRTLPNGTEYLEVQGTVTNASRETLDVPAILIVLRDEQNRIVYTWEVVPPKSELLPGETIAVTEAMLDVPRSAAQIEIGWKPR